A window of the Thalassoglobus sp. JC818 genome harbors these coding sequences:
- a CDS encoding PSD1 and planctomycete cytochrome C domain-containing protein has translation MTRHILRLTIVCLIGIALPVHGDDEIRFNRDIRPILSDKCFACHGPDDAHREGGIRFDMQDSVLGEADSGLHPIVPGDPDASELIARITSKEEFVQMPPAEANKPLTAEEIALLTKWIETGAQWEDHWSWVPPVDPEVPEVADSSFVKNSIDNFILRRLEQASLSPNPEADRATLIRRVTLDLTGLPPTPEEVQAFIADESPDAYERVVDRLLGSERFGEHQARFWLDAARYGDTHGLHLDNYREMWPYRDWVVSALNDNMPFDQFITEQLAGDLLPNPTPSQLIATGFNRAHVTTNEGGSIKEEVQVRNVVDRVVTFGTVFMGATFECTRCHDHKFDPFTMQDFYSMYAYFNSIDGSPMDGNRKDHEPVLAVPSPEQSQHLAELNEKIAQLQQDKQKDWPELDAEQTAWEVALADASDPDSASWSILTPQEFTSSGGASLELLEDQSILASGKNSPTDNYTVIAKTSGNAWQSVRLEGLTHESLTDAGAGRSSNSNVVLTEFEVFTAPIPTDDADPKWSKVKLTGATADHEQSNGDFKVTNAIDGRKKTGWATEGFAKKEPRTAIFTAENPFGSEEEFLVRIILKHESVYGQHQFGRVRLSLSEEAPVHTSVPAEIRTIAGIASDERNDDQQKQITAYFRDNVTKNADYVAVRDALNQTTKERDEFEKTIPTTLVWKEKSTPEPAFILTRGEYDQPGEELSRRTPSSLPPMDEEYPNDRLGLAKWLIDSDHPLTTRVTVNRYWQQFFGTGLVKTSEDFGSQGEPPSHPELLDWLAVRFVDMNWDVKQFMKLIVMSHAYRQSSVVTQQKLEKDRANRLVSRGPRFRLDAEVLRDQALFTSGLLVERLGGPSVKPPQPDGLWFAVGYSGSNTVRFEADAGPDKVHRRTIYTFIKRTAPPPQMNVFDAPSRESCTVRRERTNTPMQALLLFNDPQYVETAIALAQRGMQEGGESAESIAERMLWLTLAREPQPEEIDRIVGAYKQDLETFQSEPEHARELIEQASFPIDESIALPELAAWTMCGNLLLNLDEVVTKN, from the coding sequence ATGACTCGCCACATCTTACGACTCACCATCGTTTGCTTGATCGGAATTGCATTGCCTGTTCACGGCGATGACGAGATTCGCTTCAATCGCGACATTCGCCCCATCCTCTCGGACAAGTGTTTTGCTTGCCACGGGCCCGACGATGCTCATCGCGAAGGCGGAATTCGCTTCGACATGCAAGACAGCGTGCTCGGTGAAGCTGATTCCGGACTGCATCCAATTGTTCCTGGAGATCCGGATGCCAGCGAGTTGATTGCCCGCATCACGTCGAAAGAAGAGTTCGTTCAAATGCCTCCGGCAGAAGCGAACAAACCGCTCACCGCCGAGGAAATCGCTCTGCTGACAAAGTGGATTGAAACCGGAGCCCAATGGGAAGACCACTGGTCCTGGGTTCCTCCCGTCGATCCGGAAGTGCCTGAAGTTGCGGACTCGTCTTTCGTCAAAAATTCGATCGACAACTTCATCTTGCGTCGTCTGGAACAAGCTTCACTGAGCCCCAATCCGGAAGCGGATCGCGCCACTCTGATTCGCCGTGTCACACTTGATCTGACCGGGCTCCCTCCGACCCCGGAAGAAGTTCAAGCATTCATCGCTGACGAGTCACCCGACGCCTACGAACGAGTCGTTGACCGATTGCTGGGTTCAGAGCGATTCGGCGAACATCAGGCCCGTTTCTGGCTCGATGCTGCACGATATGGTGATACTCACGGGCTGCACCTGGACAACTATCGCGAAATGTGGCCGTACCGCGATTGGGTTGTTTCCGCTCTCAATGACAACATGCCCTTCGATCAGTTCATTACCGAACAACTCGCTGGCGATTTGCTTCCGAATCCAACGCCGAGCCAACTCATCGCGACAGGTTTCAACCGAGCACATGTCACAACGAATGAAGGTGGGTCGATTAAAGAAGAAGTTCAGGTCCGCAATGTTGTCGACCGAGTCGTGACGTTTGGGACTGTCTTCATGGGTGCGACGTTTGAATGCACTCGCTGCCATGACCACAAATTCGATCCGTTCACGATGCAGGACTTCTATTCGATGTACGCCTACTTCAACAGCATCGACGGAAGCCCGATGGACGGTAACCGAAAAGACCACGAACCGGTTCTCGCAGTTCCCTCGCCGGAACAATCTCAGCATCTCGCAGAACTCAACGAGAAGATTGCTCAGCTTCAACAGGATAAGCAGAAAGACTGGCCGGAACTCGATGCAGAACAGACAGCCTGGGAAGTCGCATTGGCCGACGCGAGCGATCCCGATTCCGCTTCCTGGTCGATTTTGACTCCTCAGGAATTTACTTCTTCGGGAGGAGCATCGCTGGAATTACTCGAGGACCAATCGATTCTCGCGAGCGGCAAGAATTCTCCCACCGACAATTACACGGTGATTGCGAAGACTTCAGGCAATGCGTGGCAAAGTGTTCGCCTGGAAGGGCTGACTCACGAGTCACTCACGGATGCTGGAGCGGGCAGAAGTTCGAACAGCAACGTCGTGCTGACCGAATTCGAAGTCTTCACTGCCCCGATTCCGACGGACGACGCAGATCCCAAATGGTCCAAAGTGAAGCTGACCGGTGCCACCGCTGACCATGAACAATCCAATGGAGACTTCAAAGTCACCAATGCCATTGATGGAAGGAAGAAGACCGGCTGGGCGACTGAAGGCTTCGCCAAGAAAGAACCACGCACGGCAATCTTCACTGCAGAAAACCCTTTCGGATCCGAAGAAGAGTTCCTGGTTCGAATTATTCTCAAGCATGAATCTGTCTACGGGCAGCACCAGTTCGGACGTGTCAGATTGTCACTCTCGGAAGAGGCTCCGGTTCACACCAGCGTGCCGGCTGAAATCCGCACAATCGCGGGGATTGCTTCCGATGAACGAAATGATGATCAACAGAAGCAAATCACTGCTTACTTCCGCGACAATGTAACCAAGAACGCGGACTATGTTGCGGTTCGCGACGCACTGAATCAAACAACGAAAGAACGCGACGAGTTCGAAAAGACGATTCCCACGACGTTGGTGTGGAAAGAAAAATCGACTCCCGAACCTGCGTTTATCCTCACACGCGGCGAATACGATCAACCGGGCGAAGAGCTGTCTCGCCGAACGCCGTCATCATTGCCGCCGATGGATGAGGAATATCCGAACGACCGACTTGGGTTGGCAAAGTGGCTCATTGACAGTGATCATCCGCTGACGACTCGAGTCACCGTGAACCGCTACTGGCAGCAGTTTTTCGGAACCGGGCTTGTGAAGACTTCGGAAGATTTCGGTTCGCAGGGGGAACCGCCATCGCATCCGGAACTTCTCGACTGGCTGGCGGTCCGTTTTGTAGACATGAACTGGGACGTGAAACAGTTCATGAAGCTGATCGTCATGTCTCACGCTTACCGACAATCATCAGTTGTCACTCAGCAGAAACTTGAGAAGGATCGAGCCAACCGGCTGGTTTCTCGCGGACCTCGATTCCGCCTCGATGCAGAAGTACTTCGAGATCAGGCACTGTTTACGAGCGGTCTGCTCGTCGAACGACTTGGTGGTCCAAGCGTGAAACCACCTCAACCGGACGGACTCTGGTTTGCTGTTGGTTATTCCGGATCAAACACCGTTCGATTCGAAGCAGATGCCGGACCGGACAAAGTTCATCGAAGAACCATCTATACATTCATCAAGCGAACCGCGCCTCCTCCGCAGATGAATGTGTTCGACGCTCCTTCGCGAGAATCATGCACCGTTCGTCGGGAACGCACGAACACTCCGATGCAGGCGCTGCTGCTCTTCAATGATCCGCAATACGTTGAAACCGCCATCGCTCTGGCTCAACGCGGGATGCAGGAAGGCGGAGAGTCTGCGGAGTCGATCGCCGAAAGAATGCTCTGGCTAACTCTTGCCCGTGAACCGCAACCGGAGGAAATCGATCGAATCGTCGGTGCTTATAAGCAAGACCTTGAGACCTTCCAAAGCGAACCGGAACATGCCCGCGAACTCATCGAGCAAGCCAGCTTCCCGATCGACGAATCAATCGCTCTGCCTGAATTGGCAGCCTGGACGATGTGCGGCAACCTGCTGTTGAATCTCGATGAGGTCGTCACGAAGAACTAA
- a CDS encoding DUF1501 domain-containing protein has product MSSSRRDFLSHAGFGLGSVALSQLLSSPSAKAESGALSALHVPPRAKSVIFLFQAGGPSQMDTFDYKPELTRLHGEELPDEVRKGQRLTGMSGNQSSLPLVGSPFKFAQHGESGAWLSELFPHTARVVDDLCFIKSMHTEAINHGPAVTHVQTGSQFPGRPSIGSWLSYGLGSENANLPAFVVMVTKDKSGQPLVSRLWGSGFLPSRHQGVQFRAGDEPVLYINNPSGLSTQSKRNMLDSLRELHSMQLNESPDPLLETRISQYELAFRMQMSIPEATNVSSETEQTFSLYGEDSRNPGTFAANCLLARRLVERGVRFVQLYHQGWDHHGGLPGGIRRQCQDTDQASAALIEDLKQRGLLDETLVIWGGEFGRTNYCQGKLSENFGRDHHPRCFSMWMAGGGIQGGINYGQTDSLCYNIEENPVHLHDFQATLLHLLGIDHEQLTYKYQGRRFRLTDVHGHVVEDILA; this is encoded by the coding sequence ATGTCGTCTTCCCGTCGGGACTTTCTTTCGCACGCCGGATTCGGACTCGGTTCGGTGGCGCTCTCCCAACTTCTCTCCTCACCCAGTGCGAAGGCCGAATCGGGAGCGCTTTCCGCACTGCATGTTCCTCCGCGAGCGAAGAGCGTGATCTTCCTGTTTCAGGCAGGAGGACCTTCGCAAATGGATACGTTCGACTACAAACCTGAGCTAACAAGACTTCACGGGGAAGAACTTCCTGACGAAGTCCGCAAGGGTCAGCGGCTGACCGGGATGAGCGGAAATCAATCGAGTCTGCCGCTTGTGGGATCGCCATTCAAATTCGCCCAGCATGGTGAATCGGGCGCCTGGTTGAGCGAATTGTTTCCGCACACTGCACGAGTCGTTGACGATCTCTGCTTCATCAAGAGCATGCACACTGAAGCCATCAACCATGGCCCGGCAGTCACGCATGTGCAAACAGGCTCTCAATTTCCCGGACGTCCCAGTATCGGATCATGGTTGAGCTACGGGTTGGGTTCTGAAAACGCCAATCTTCCCGCGTTCGTCGTGATGGTGACCAAAGACAAATCCGGTCAGCCACTCGTTTCACGATTGTGGGGAAGCGGCTTCCTTCCGTCTCGACATCAGGGCGTTCAGTTCCGTGCCGGTGACGAACCGGTTCTGTACATCAACAACCCTTCCGGACTTTCGACACAGAGCAAACGCAACATGCTCGATTCGCTGCGAGAGCTTCATTCGATGCAACTCAACGAGAGTCCGGACCCGTTGCTGGAAACGCGAATCTCTCAATACGAACTCGCGTTTCGCATGCAAATGTCCATCCCCGAAGCAACAAACGTCTCTTCAGAAACAGAACAGACCTTCTCGCTGTACGGGGAAGATTCCCGCAACCCCGGCACTTTCGCAGCCAACTGTTTGCTCGCCCGCCGACTGGTTGAACGCGGAGTTCGATTCGTGCAGCTTTATCATCAGGGATGGGATCATCACGGAGGGCTGCCCGGCGGAATTCGGAGACAGTGTCAGGACACAGATCAAGCCTCTGCCGCTTTGATTGAAGATCTCAAACAGCGAGGCCTGCTCGACGAAACACTTGTCATCTGGGGCGGAGAGTTCGGACGCACGAATTACTGCCAGGGTAAGCTGAGCGAGAACTTCGGACGCGACCATCATCCACGCTGCTTCTCGATGTGGATGGCTGGCGGAGGGATTCAAGGAGGAATCAACTACGGACAGACCGATTCTTTGTGCTACAATATTGAAGAGAATCCAGTGCATCTCCATGATTTTCAGGCGACACTGCTCCACCTGCTCGGGATCGATCACGAGCAGCTCACCTACAAATATCAAGGACGAAGATTTCGACTCACGGACGTTCACGGACACGTTGTCGAAGACATCCTTGCCTGA